One window from the genome of Streptococcus parasanguinis encodes:
- the pnp gene encoding polyribonucleotide nucleotidyltransferase, with protein MTKQVFQTTFAGRELIVETGQVAKQANGSVVVRYGESTVLTAAVMSKKMATGDFFPLQVNYEEKMYAAGKFPGGFMKREGRPSTDATLTARLIDRPIRPMFAEGFRNEVQVINTVLSYDENASAPMAAMFGSSLALSISDIPFDGPIAGVQVGYVDGEIIINPTQEQAEQSLLELTVAGTKHAINMVESGAKELSEEIMLEALLKGHEAVKELIAFQEEIVAAVGKEKAEVELLHVDTDLQAEIIAAYNSDLQKAVQVEEKLAREAATQAVKDQVTAVYEEKYADHEEFDRIMRDVAEILEQMEHAEVRRLITEDKVRPDGRKVDEIRPLDAQVDFLPRVHGSGLFTRGQTQALSILTLAPMGETQIIDGLDPEYKKRFMHHYNFPQYSVGETGRYGAPGRREIGHGALGERALAQVLPSLEEFPYAIRLVAEVLESNGSSSQASICAGTLALMAGGVPIKAPVAGIAMGLISDGNNYTVLTDIQGLEDHFGDMDFKVAGTRDGITALQMDIKIQGITAEILTEALAQAKKARFEILDVIEATIPEVRPELAPTAPKIDTIKIDVDKIKIVIGKGGETIDKIIAETGVKIDIDEEGNVSIYSSDQDAINRAKEIIAGLVREAKVDEVYHAKVVRIEKFGAFVNLFDKTDALVHISEMAWTRTNRVEDLVAIGDEVDVKIIKIDEKGRVDASMRALLPRPPKPEHSEEKGEKGPRHGDRPRHHNKDHKPKKDFTITQKDSE; from the coding sequence ATGACAAAACAAGTGTTTCAAACGACTTTTGCGGGTCGTGAGTTGATCGTAGAGACTGGTCAAGTTGCTAAGCAAGCAAATGGCTCTGTTGTCGTGCGTTACGGTGAGTCAACTGTCTTGACTGCTGCCGTTATGTCTAAGAAGATGGCAACTGGGGATTTCTTCCCACTTCAAGTCAACTACGAAGAAAAAATGTATGCGGCTGGGAAATTTCCTGGTGGTTTTATGAAACGTGAAGGACGTCCTTCAACAGATGCGACATTGACAGCGCGTTTGATTGACCGTCCAATCCGTCCAATGTTTGCGGAAGGTTTCCGTAACGAAGTGCAAGTCATCAACACAGTTCTTTCTTACGATGAAAATGCATCTGCACCAATGGCAGCGATGTTTGGTTCATCATTGGCTTTGTCTATCTCAGACATTCCATTTGACGGACCAATCGCTGGGGTACAAGTAGGTTATGTTGATGGAGAAATCATCATTAACCCAACTCAAGAACAAGCAGAGCAATCGCTTCTTGAATTGACAGTAGCTGGTACTAAGCATGCTATCAACATGGTAGAGTCTGGTGCAAAAGAATTGTCAGAAGAAATCATGTTGGAAGCTCTTCTTAAAGGACACGAAGCCGTTAAAGAATTGATTGCCTTCCAAGAAGAAATTGTTGCAGCAGTTGGTAAAGAAAAAGCAGAAGTAGAATTGCTTCATGTGGATACTGACTTGCAAGCTGAAATCATCGCAGCCTACAACAGCGACCTTCAAAAAGCGGTTCAAGTAGAAGAAAAATTGGCGCGTGAAGCTGCAACTCAAGCAGTTAAAGACCAAGTCACAGCAGTTTACGAAGAAAAATATGCAGACCACGAAGAATTTGATCGCATCATGCGTGATGTGGCTGAAATCTTGGAACAAATGGAACACGCAGAAGTGCGCCGTTTGATTACAGAAGACAAGGTTCGTCCGGATGGTCGTAAGGTCGATGAAATCCGTCCTTTGGATGCTCAGGTTGACTTCCTTCCTCGCGTACACGGTTCAGGACTCTTTACGCGTGGACAAACGCAAGCTCTTTCTATCTTAACCTTGGCACCAATGGGTGAAACGCAAATTATCGATGGTTTGGATCCAGAGTATAAGAAACGCTTTATGCACCACTATAACTTCCCACAATACTCTGTTGGGGAAACTGGACGTTACGGTGCGCCAGGTCGTCGTGAAATTGGTCACGGTGCTCTCGGTGAGCGTGCACTTGCTCAAGTATTGCCAAGCTTGGAAGAATTCCCATACGCTATCCGTTTGGTAGCAGAAGTCTTGGAATCAAATGGTTCTTCATCTCAAGCATCTATCTGTGCGGGTACTCTTGCCCTTATGGCAGGTGGTGTGCCAATCAAGGCACCAGTAGCAGGTATTGCCATGGGTCTGATTTCAGATGGAAACAACTATACAGTATTGACAGATATCCAAGGTTTGGAAGACCACTTTGGAGATATGGACTTCAAGGTTGCAGGTACTCGTGATGGGATTACAGCCCTTCAAATGGATATCAAGATCCAAGGGATTACTGCAGAAATCTTGACTGAGGCTCTTGCTCAAGCCAAGAAAGCGCGTTTTGAAATTCTTGACGTGATTGAAGCAACCATTCCAGAAGTTCGTCCAGAATTGGCTCCAACTGCTCCGAAAATTGATACCATCAAGATTGATGTGGACAAGATCAAGATTGTCATCGGTAAGGGTGGAGAAACCATCGATAAGATCATCGCTGAAACAGGCGTTAAGATTGATATCGACGAAGAAGGTAACGTATCTATCTACTCGAGCGACCAAGATGCGATTAACCGTGCCAAAGAGATCATTGCTGGTTTGGTGCGTGAAGCCAAAGTGGATGAAGTCTACCATGCCAAAGTGGTTCGGATTGAGAAATTCGGTGCCTTTGTCAACCTCTTTGATAAGACAGATGCCCTCGTTCATATCTCTGAAATGGCTTGGACGCGCACCAACCGTGTCGAAGACTTGGTAGCGATTGGCGATGAAGTGGATGTTAAGATTATCAAGATTGACGAAAAAGGTCGTGTCGATGCTTCTA